The genomic DNA TGGGATGCACATTAATTGGCTGATCAACCGCGAGgtagaagaaacaaaaaagaatgtCGAGCAGCTTCAAAGGCCTCAGTTTCTCTCTTTGTTACCAATTCAGTTTGTCTCCTGGCTCAAATCAATCTGACATATGCGTTATTACAGACCTGctcccatttttttcaaagaagcaATTTTCTCTATCTAGCTTTCCTTGTTGTccaaggctgtgaattatggcaCGATACCTTAATAGATTTTGAAGATTGCTACAAGCAAAGCATGGGGTGTTAGTTGATGCCACCGTGCAGGAGGTTTTCCTGGGGTGGAGAGGTCATGGCGagttttttattttccttgtgAAAATAGACAGATgcctttttttcttgattttcagACATTTTGTCTTTGGGGGAACCTTTTCCATCTATAAAATCCAGAGCCAAACTAAAAAATTCTCTTAAAAAAATCATGGGGAACAGCCAAGATATATCACAGTTGGGAATTATCTACACCCTCAATTAATTGGAGCAGTTTGATCCTTTCCATGTGGTTGGCCAATTCCATGGAATAATCTTCCCATTAAATTGCTGATGACCtttccagaggactggaaaagagctgatttgGTTCCCAccttccaaaaaggaaaaaaaaaaaaccagacccaGGTTAGATTTGTCTGTactaatcagcctaacatcaataccagggaaaatactggaaaagataattaaaaaacagatctgccaacacctagaaatgagtaaagtaataactagcagccagcacgggtttgttaaaaacagatcatgccaaaccagtcttatttcatttttcaacataccatgttttccccaaaatacgacagggtcttatatttttttgacccacgaaatatggccttaggcttattaaaagggggggggcttagtgtttttgggttgccgggcggctgctcccttgtgacCGGGCTCCCAAACAGCCAGGCAGagcctcagggtcgaatggctgtgttgcgctgtcacagcagcaacacagcagccatgaggtgaccacgctcgcgagcagctgcccggcaacccccctttccagccaggcacagtgccactgaccgacctagcggtacccggaaggcaccaagcaatgcaAGCACCTGTTCACAGCCCTCCGTGGCTGGGCGtcttcggaatgcccctaggtgagtgaattgggctctgcatggctggagaggggggttgcgcaagTGGCTTTTCTGCTCCCCGCTCGCGTGACTTGCAGGCTCACgatgcccttggctaactctacAGTATCTACAGAGCCAGGACATCTCCGCTGCTGGCGCCGCCCACCACTTGGGGTTTTTTGCGGCTTTCAAAGCACGGAGGACGGATGCCACTCTGGAAGTATGCTCTCAGAGCGGTATCCTACCTCTGTGCTTTGGAAGCCGCAACGGAGGACAGATGCCGCTCTgagagtatgctctatggttgtacgctctgcagcccacaaccatagagagtactcccagagcggcatcTATAAAGCCCTGGTAAGACCACAGCTAGGGTACTGcgtccaggtttggtcaccacactataaaaaagatgttgagactatagaaagagtgcagagaagagcaaccaggatgattagtggactaaaacgtatgaagaatggttacaggaactggacatggctcgTCTAATGAAGAGAAAGGCCAGGGgagacagtgttccaatatttgaggggctgccacagagaggagggggtcaagccatTTTCAAAATCACCTGAAGGCccgacaaggaataatggatggaaattgaccaagaagggattcaacctagaaacaaggaactttctgacagtgagaacaatcaaccaatggaacagaagttgccttcagaaattgtgggcgcttcatcacttgagactttcaagaagatatttgactgccgtttgtcagaaattgtgtatggtctcctgcttcggtggtggtgggttggactagatgagctacaagatcccttccaactttgttaatctgttaaatttgtTAAATCTCCTAAAGATCATCTTGAATTCCCTGGAGCACTGTTGAAAACCAACTGGCTCCCAatacaggagaatatttgtagctcagagttgaaatgaggaatccttggtgctctttgagcttggttgtcttcttgcagacgtttcatgtcCCAAACTAGGTAAACTAGTTGATGTTCATGAtgatgactagcactgatgatgttacctagtttgggtcatgaaacatctgcaaccaagttcagagagcaccaagaatccctCAACTGGCCTTCTGTTTGTGATGGATGCATTCTTCCCTTTCCTAAAATTggttgtctctttttctctctccattccttctttctttgctaTAGTTCTGTGGGACCATTGTCGTTATTTTCATTTTGGAGTTGGCCTTGGCTGTTCTGGCGTTCTTGTTCCAGGACTGGGTGAAAGACCGAGTAGAAACTTTCTTCAAAAACAACATTAAGGCCTACAGAGATGACATTGACTTGCAGAACCTCATTGATTCATTGCAAAAAATGGTAGGTTGTTGGGTTAACTGTGGCTGATCTACGtcacattttgttttaaattaaattaaattattacatCCTTGAATTACAAATATAATGAAGCCTACCCATTATAGTTGtaagttgtgatggtcataaaacaGGTCAGTCACGTGATTTTAAAATCTTTAcagaggtcattaagcaaataaagTGGTGCTAAGTGAATGCTGCAGTGGTTTAGCCAAAACCCATTGTGTGCAAGAGTGCGGTTTTGCAGAAAACTGGAAGGAAATCCAAAACTGGAAGGAAGACAAAACCATCACAacatggggtcatgtgaccaggagACACTACAAATGACCAAAAATATGGCTATGTGCTAAGTATCTGAAGTGTGGCCATGTTATTATGGTGGCAGGGCGACTCTTGAAATTTGGATCCAGGTCATAAGTCCCATTTTTCTGGTAGGTCATACTACCAGAAGCAAGGTTTTACATgtagacaagaaaaaccaaaggtacaagtatagcttactcaaaaacagtaactgtgagtgggacgttagagtcctagtgaacaatcacttaaacatgagccagacATGTGCGGCAGCAGGCAAAAAAGCCAATAGTCCTTGATTGTATAATCAGAGGCACAGAACCAAAATCATGTgcagtattagtaccactttataaatcctaacagtgaggacaatttaccagtggaacagctttccttcaaaAGTTgctggtgcttcatcactggaggcttttaagaaaagattggacagccacctgtttaaaatggtacagggtctcctgcttgatcagggaactggactagaagacctccatggtcccttccagctgtattctgattcaTTGCTTTTCCTAGGATGCTATGTTGATTTTGTCGTCTAGCTTCTGCTTTGGAATGCTGTTCTAAAGCAGTCTGATGTTGCTTACCTTCTTCATGCTCTCTCTCCGTAGTTGTTGTGTATATCAGATGCTCAAAtgcattttctctcttttgtttcctctcttGCAGAACCAATGTTGTGGTGCTCAGAGTCCAAACGATTGGAACCTCAACATTTATTTCAACTGTAGCAGTGCGAGCAAAAGTCGGGAAAGATGCGGAGTCCCCTTTTCCTGTTGTATCCCAGATCCTGCAGTGAGCTACTTCCTGTCTCCTTGCcccaacttattctccaaagcacctgaagacaagacaagacacaacggatggaaactaatcaaagagagaagcaacctagaactaaggagaaatttcctgacagtgagaataatgaatcagtggaacaacttgcctccagaaattctgGATTGCTCTAACATTGAAAGTTTTCAgacagattggacaaccatttttctggaatggtatagggtttcctgcctaagcaaggtgTTCATGGAGAgaaggactagaagactttcaataGTCTAATCTGAACCCTtgatcaggcaggaaaccctatcccatttcagacaaatggttgtccaatctctttttaaaacctccagtgatggagcatccacaacttctggagggaacttcagttccactgattcattgttctcactgccaggaaatttctccttagtttccatccattaattgttgtcctgctttcaggtgctttggaaaataggttgaccacctCTCCTTTGTGAaaacccctcagatattggagcactgttatcatgtcctctctggtccttcttttcattagacaagACCTaataattcctgcaaccattcttcatatattttatcctcccatcccctaatcatctttgttgttcttctctgcatttttctagggtctcaacagcttttctctaatcaaagaagtcaatttagcTATTTCAGCAatttccatcatcttcaccaaccattcctctatTGTGGACAATACCAAATCTATCTTTGTGCATACAGTAACTTTGTTGTggttatcatatataaaaacaaagttccattGCTTTATTTACATGGATTGTCCATCAGTCCCAAGAGAAAGACTTCTGGCCTCAATtacatattaatctttaaaatcttctgacTCAGAGTATATATCAAAATCCAGAATTTTACAGGTTTTTTTACGCGTTCACCAAATAATGACAAAATATCCCGTCATTATCAACATAAATTTGATGCCCCTTTATATattctagacctgtgatggcaaacctatggcatgtgtgccacagatggtatgtggagccatttctgagggcacagtaggtgttgccctgtcagctccagcacacatgcgtgcgctagccacctgattttcggctttgatttttggccattttctgccctcagggaagcctctggagggcaaaaaatggcccaactcacaaaccagaagtttgggaatggacttccggtttgcacgctgggctgttttttgcctctTGAACCCTCTAGAGGCTTCAGGAGAAAGAAAAACGGCCCAATATGCCTCCTGGAAGCTTCAGTGAggcttgtgcacatgtgcagggtgtGTGTTTTGGCTCTCTTTATCATACATTTTTTTACTTGTTCCTTATCcgtattttttaaatcaaaaaatcCACAAATGATACATTGAAAATAAATGGATGCTACATCATCATTTTCCAGGAAcacttcatatgtttcagctttGGTCTCTGGCATAAGAATTGATCATGCCATATGCGTAAAAGGCTGATTGATAGAATTGCCCACAACTGCCCATAACTCTTGCTACATACCTATACtgcaaagggttagggttagcattggTTGCAGATGGCCACAGATGGGTCAATGCAAACACCTCCCAAGGCCCAACTGGGCATTGTGTAGAGATGCTCGTCACACCTGTTGATTGGTTGATCCAACATCCTGTCCTGTGTTTTGCTGTTTGAGGGCTCCCTAGTCAGAATGTTAACATTTGCAGATATATGAATTTAACAACTGTACAGCCATCTACGAATGACCGATGTGGATGTTCCCTTATTTGCAATGCCAGAGAAGCCTGTTTGATGCTTAAACTTTTTACCAGATTGATCAATTTACAGAATTGATTTAGATGAACTGCAAAGGATTACAGAGCTTCACTGCATCCAACAATCAGAGGGTGATTGCTATGTTGGAAAATTGGAGCAAAAACGGTGTCATTGAGAATCCTTGGTGAAAAGGTGAAATAAATCTCTTCCCTAAAGCGTTGTGAGAAGTTATGTcaactctttttcttctctcccttcagcaAAATGTGGTGAATACCCAGTGTGGCTACGATGTCAGAAATATGGTGAGTATTTCTTAATtctcccttccctcatttctcACATCCTTTCACCATCCCAGCGTTCTGTAGACAGTGGCCCACAAACTTTTGGGGGGCAGGGACTGGTTCCCTGGAGTGAgggtttttctgtggaccggaGCGGGCATGGTTTCATATGCTGCCTATGTCCCACAGATgagactttgcttgtttgcatggacTGGCCTGCCACGGACTGGTGCTGGTTCATGGATTGGGAACCCCTGTTGTAGAAGAAAGGGGatcttggggaaaaaatggaataaagCAAACGATTAGCTGGTGAAACATGTTAATTCCCATGTAGGAAAGGCGTTGATTTCATTTTTGCACTTTCATTTTGTTAGCCTTTACCAAATCACCAGCAGCTTGGCCAATGGGTAGATCTTTCAGTCATTTGGGTTCAGCACAGacttaagtagcaatagcagacttttatactgcttcacagtgctttgtaaACTGCTCTtgaagcgatttacagagtcagcctcttttccccaacaatctgggtcctcattttaccgacctcagaaggatggaaggctgagtcaatcttgagcctagtgagatttgaactgctgaattacaggcagccggcaggcagcagaagtagcctgcagtactatattctaaccactgcgccactgcggctctaaAGCATGGAAGACTTCTTACCTCCCTGCTGGTGTGGTGTGGTTTTTTTGTACAGCTGGTGAACTGAAGCAGCATCAGAGGCCTGTAGTGTTTTAACAGATTTGTTCCTTGAACCTTGTGATTCTCAGAACTGGGGTAAATTGCCATTTTGCTTAGAGCTTTGGATGCCTTGTAAGGATCAAGCTAACTTTCAGAATGCTCCCTCCCATGTTTAATTTTGAGAAATACACAATAGGTTTTTTGTCTTGTCCCTTATGGATTGAtgggaagcattttcctccagctCCCCTTTATTTATCACGGCAAGCTGGCATGGTGCCTAGTTAAATCCCACACCAAAATCCAATTGTTCTCAATTTTGCTTTCTGTCTGGCAACCACCaattttctttctgctgtttGGGTTCTGCAGGATGGTTTGGTTGAGTCAAAAAATATTTAGGGTGATGATGTTGGTGGAAGAAAGAGACGCTCTccaagattgcccaaagaaatgtCTTCATGGATGGTTATTTGTGTCCACATCCATTCAGTTCAATTCAGCTCATTTCTGGCTATCTGATAGATTGTTGGTAACAGTTTGGAGGAGTTTTGCTGAGTAACACACATATCCATCGTGTTGATGACACTTGCTGGCAAAGGGCCCAAATATGAGGTTTACTTGGCTAAAACTAGCTTTTGTAGGAAAACCATTGTAAGCTTTTTATTAAGCAAAGCAGATCGTTTCCTGTTCTTGTTGTTTGAGTATtctttttattggaaaaaaatatgaatgtcACCACATTGGTTGGTTGTTTCACATCCAGGTAGTACAgctaattctcaacttacaatcattcatttagcgatcatttgaagttgcaacgggGCTGAAAAAGATAACTTACAATTGGTCCTCAGACTTACAACCATgtcagcatccctatggtcacatgatcaaaatccaggtgatGGAAACTGGCGTGTATATATGATGGTTGTAGCATCCCGGGTCACGTGATTGGATTGGCCTTTGCAAACTTCCCAActgtcttctgacaagcaaagtgaatgagggaagccagattcgcttaataagTTCATGTTTCACCTAagtgtagtgatttgcttaacagccatggcaaaaatGGTTGtgaaatctcacttaacaattgcctggcttaacaatgaaaattctgatcccaattatggtcataagtcaaggactacctgtatttttggcAACGGTACAGacatggtttgccattgtcttcttcaggAATttttcaaccaaccaaccaatctacctacctacccatacTCACAccccaaccagccagccagccaaccaaccaatcaacctaCTAACCTACTAACCAACCAActtacctacatacctacctaccttcctatctACCAATCACCCTAACAACCAACTAACCAGTCAACCCAGCAATCacctaccaaccaaccaatcaactaatcaacttacctacctacctacctaacaaccaaccaaccaacaaaaataatttaaataaataaaataaaaacttctcTTGTTCTGGAATTTGTTTGGTGGGTCTCCATCCAAGTACTAATCTTCCTTTGGGTCCTCCATCTCActcatctccttttcttcttctagtcTTTATCATATTGGGAGGAACGAATCTTCACAAGGGGCTGCATCGCTGCCCTGGAAGCCTGGCTGCCCAGAAATATTTATATCGTTGCAGGAGCCTTCGTTGCAATTTCATTATTGCAGGTGAGTGACTGCAGGCTACATATTTAAAGCATTTCCCAACTTGCCAAGAATTGACCCTCATTCCCTTCATCTGTAAGAGACAGTCTGCAACACATTTCATTACAAATGAGTTTGAGCTGAAAACTTCACAATGTGTCTTGTTTTGTGGGCCAAATGAGCTTGGGGGGGGATCATTTTCTAACATTATTTTGAGAATAAAAGAAGCCTTGGAAAGAGGACATGATGTGAAGTTTTGTCCTGAACATGGAACGATTGTCCAGAACAATTGTAGAA from Thamnophis elegans isolate rThaEle1 chromosome 15, rThaEle1.pri, whole genome shotgun sequence includes the following:
- the TSPAN14 gene encoding tetraspanin-14 isoform X2, whose amino-acid sequence is MHYYRYPSAEISCWYKYLLFSYNIIFWLAGVAFLGAGLWAWSEKGVLSDLSKMTRLHGFDPVFLILFVGGVMFILGFAGCVGALRENICLLKFFCGTIVVIFILELALAVLAFLFQDWVKDRVETFFKNNIKAYRDDIDLQNLIDSLQKMNQCCGAQSPNDWNLNIYFNCSSASKSRERCGVPFSCCIPDPAQNVVNTQCGYDVRNMSLSYWEERIFTRGCIAALEAWLPRNIYIVAGAFVAISLLQIFGIFLAKTLISDIDAVKSGFYFPR
- the TSPAN14 gene encoding tetraspanin-14 isoform X1, giving the protein MHYYRYPSAEISCWYKYLLFSYNIIFWLAGVAFLGAGLWAWSEKGVLSDLSKMTRLHGFDPVFLILFVGGVMFILGFAGCVGALRENICLLKFFCGTIVVIFILELALAVLAFLFQDWVKDRVETFFKNNIKAYRDDIDLQNLIDSLQKMNQCCGAQSPNDWNLNIYFNCSSASKSRERCGVPFSCCIPDPAVSYFLSPCPNLFSKAPEDKTRHNGWKLIKERSNLELRRNFLTVRIMNQWNNLPPEILDCSNIESFQTDWTTIFLEWYRVSCLSKVFMERRTRRLSIV